GAAAAACGCTATTGGGGCATTTCCGGCGGACACGAACTCATCGTGCTCCCCACGCCCAAGGCTAAGATCGCCGTGCAAATTTGCTACGATGTCGAGTTTCCCGAAGCCAGCCGCTACCTAGCCGACCAAGGCGTAGAAATCCTCTTCGTGCCCTACTGCACCGACGACCGTCACGGCCAACTGCGCGTGCGCTACTGTGCCCAGGCCCGCGCCATCGAAAACCAGATCTTCGTAGCGACCGCCGGCATCATCGGTAATTTGCCCAGCGTGCCAGCCATGGACATCCATTACGGCCAAGCAGCCGTCTTCACTCCGTCGGACTTCGAGTTCGCCCGCGACGGCATCCAAGCCATCGCCGATTCCAACGTCGAGACCTTACTCGTCACCGACATCGACACCGAAGACCTCTACCGCTCCCGCGCCAGCGGCTCCGTCACCCCGCGCCTCGACCGCCGCACCGACCTCTTCGAGCTCAAAGTGAAGCTCAAAAACCTCGAAACGCACAGCGAGCTCAACGAAGCCCCCGAATTCGAGTTGCCGAAGTAAAAACGTAGGGGCTTCATTGATGAAGCCCGCCAACAAGCGCTGAAGCGCTCACTCGTACCCTAAAACCCACGCCCCCTCCAATCCCAATTCCAATTAGCAACAGCCACCCCAGCCAATAAGCAGGCGTAATCATTGGCCAACTAGGTCGATCTACGCTTCAAACAAGCATAAGATTCAGGCAGCTTAACCGCGCCTTTATCATGGATGCCTTTCTTCTATCACGCCTGCAGTTTGCTGCGAATATCAGTTTTCATATCCTCTTTCCCACCATTACGATTACGCTGGGTTGGTTGCTCTTATTCTTCAAGCTGCGCTTCGCCCGCACGCGTGATCCGAAGTGGATGGAGTTGTATTTCTATTTCACCAAGGTCTTTGCCCTGAGCTTTAGCATCGGGGTGGTCACGGGGGTGACCATGTCCTTCCAATTTGGCACCAACTGGCCGGGCTATATGAATACGGTCGGCAATATCGCGGGCCCTTTGCTGGCTTACGAGGTGCTCACGGCTTTCTTCCTGGAAGCGACTTTTCTGGGCATCATGCTCTACGGCTTTCGCCGCGTGCCGGGCTGGTTTCATACCTTGGCGACTTTTCTGGTCGCGGGCGGCACGACGCTTTCGGCCTTTTGGATTCTGGCACTGGATAGCTGGATGCAAACGCCGGCCGGCCATGTCATGATCGACGGCGTCGCCCATGCCGAAAGCTGGTGGCATATCGTGATGAACCCGTCCATGCCCTACCGTCTGGTCCATACGCTACTGGGCTCGGGGCTGACAGTCGCCTTCCTCGCCGCCGGTCTGCTAGCCTACCGGCGACTCAAAGGCGACGATCGACCCGCCGTTCGCACGGGGCTGCGTTGCGCGCTCTTTCTGGCTGTGTTGCTGGGGCCGCTGCAAGGAATCGTCGGCGATCAACACGGGCTCAACACCCGCGACTATCAACCTGCCAAACTGGCCGCCATGGAAGCGCTGTGGGAAACCACCGAAGGCGCCCCGCTGGCGCTGTTCGCCCTGCCCGATGAAGATGCGCGCGAAAATCACATGGAACTGGCCATCCCCAAACTTGGCAGCTTGATCATTACCCATGATCCCAATGGAAAGATTCTGGGGCTGAATGAATTTGAGGGGCTGCACCCACCGGTCAGTCCAGTCTTTTGGAGCTTTCGTATCATGGTCGGGGTCGGCCTGCTGATGATTGCGGTCGCGAGCCTCGGCAGCTATTTCCTGATTCGCAAAAAGGAGCTGCCTAAGTGG
The nucleotide sequence above comes from Coraliomargarita algicola. Encoded proteins:
- a CDS encoding cytochrome ubiquinol oxidase subunit I codes for the protein MDAFLLSRLQFAANISFHILFPTITITLGWLLLFFKLRFARTRDPKWMELYFYFTKVFALSFSIGVVTGVTMSFQFGTNWPGYMNTVGNIAGPLLAYEVLTAFFLEATFLGIMLYGFRRVPGWFHTLATFLVAGGTTLSAFWILALDSWMQTPAGHVMIDGVAHAESWWHIVMNPSMPYRLVHTLLGSGLTVAFLAAGLLAYRRLKGDDRPAVRTGLRCALFLAVLLGPLQGIVGDQHGLNTRDYQPAKLAAMEALWETTEGAPLALFALPDEDARENHMELAIPKLGSLIITHDPNGKILGLNEFEGLHPPVSPVFWSFRIMVGVGLLMIAVASLGSYFLIRKKELPKWLLRVLLGMTFAGWVGTLSGWYVTEIGRQPWLVYGILKTEDAVADLPPAHVGLTLTAYLVTYLVLGLAYVGSLFYLARKAMKEEPQQIPA